One genomic region from Flagellimonas oceani encodes:
- a CDS encoding DUF6122 family protein, with translation MTRHLIHYGIHFLVPIVIALLFFKDNRLKVTLILLAGILIDIDHLWANPLFDPHRCSIGFHTFHSYWIIPVYALLLFFKPTRLIGLALMIHIVADTVDCLLM, from the coding sequence ATGACTAGGCACCTTATACACTACGGTATACATTTTTTGGTTCCCATCGTAATTGCACTATTGTTCTTTAAAGATAATCGCTTAAAAGTAACCCTAATTCTTTTAGCGGGGATTCTAATAGATATAGACCACCTTTGGGCCAACCCGCTTTTTGACCCGCATCGTTGCAGTATTGGTTTTCACACCTTTCATAGCTATTGGATTATTCCTGTTTATGCACTGCTTCTGTTCTTCAAGCCCACACGGCTAATAGGTTTGGCATTAATGATCCATATTGTTGCAGATACGGTGGATTGCCTATTGATGTGA
- a CDS encoding riboflavin synthase subunit beta, producing the protein MRNPLKLRKNKSFDYSPRYYKGEGNPYKIEHKLDKFRTTAHSTRGLKNKVTSAMDDLQTEGDKNLKLRFWIIVAVLVLLFLFIIDFDLSIFLNP; encoded by the coding sequence ATGCGAAACCCTTTAAAACTTAGGAAAAACAAGAGCTTCGATTACTCCCCTAGATATTATAAGGGAGAGGGGAATCCTTATAAAATTGAGCACAAACTTGATAAATTCAGAACCACGGCACATTCCACCAGGGGACTTAAAAACAAGGTTACCTCTGCCATGGACGATTTGCAGACCGAAGGGGACAAAAATTTGAAACTTCGTTTTTGGATCATTGTTGCCGTTCTGGTATTGCTGTTTCTGTTTATCATCGATTTTGACCTTTCAATATTCCTGAATCCATAA
- a CDS encoding tetratricopeptide repeat protein, whose product MATYKKRGFKPKNKEEEAQIEEHDSTTAEVFNTLDEGASKTEAWVQKNQNYILGVIGVIAVGVLAYLGYHQFIQNPKEASAANELFYPQQYFDQALASETEKDSLFNMALNGAQGKYGFLDIIEEYSGTKAANLAKYSAGMTYLNLKQYDQAIEHLEEFSSDDDIMGAMAKGGIGDAFSQLNQNDDALDYYEKAIAHSDNEFTAPRFLHKAGVVALELGEKSKALGYFERIKEEYPNSQEANGVDALIGLAQN is encoded by the coding sequence ATGGCAACATACAAGAAGAGAGGCTTTAAGCCAAAAAATAAAGAGGAAGAAGCTCAGATAGAGGAACACGACAGCACAACGGCTGAAGTTTTCAATACTTTGGACGAGGGTGCCTCCAAGACCGAAGCTTGGGTTCAGAAGAACCAAAACTATATTTTGGGCGTAATCGGTGTAATCGCCGTAGGTGTTTTGGCCTATTTGGGATACCACCAGTTCATCCAGAACCCAAAGGAAGCTTCCGCAGCAAACGAACTTTTTTATCCACAACAATATTTTGATCAAGCCTTGGCAAGTGAAACCGAAAAAGATTCGTTGTTCAATATGGCTTTGAACGGTGCGCAAGGTAAATATGGTTTCTTGGACATTATCGAGGAATACAGTGGTACCAAAGCGGCCAATTTGGCAAAATATTCCGCTGGTATGACGTATTTGAACCTAAAGCAATATGACCAGGCCATTGAGCATTTGGAAGAGTTCTCTTCCGATGATGATATTATGGGGGCCATGGCCAAAGGAGGAATAGGCGATGCCTTTTCGCAGTTGAACCAGAACGATGATGCCTTGGATTATTATGAAAAGGCCATTGCACACAGCGACAACGAATTCACTGCACCTCGATTTTTACACAAAGCTGGTGTGGTAGCTTTGGAACTAGGTGAAAAAAGCAAAGCTTTGGGGTATTTTGAAAGAATTAAAGAGGAATATCCGAACTCTCAAGAAGCCAATGGTGTTGATGCCCTGATCGGATTGGCACAAAACTAG
- a CDS encoding DUF5683 domain-containing protein yields the protein MNKNLLLLLFAFLLFHSGFSQEEEESTEKEQPQQSKEVDSIAQTVEGEGVTFEEVTKQRNINPLAPSKAAFYSAVLPGLGQIYNKRYWKAPIVWGAIGTGIYVYSYNNTQYRSARSAFKRRLAGFEDDEFWDLNGDGSGPDVSTEALQEAQENTQRDRDLALVITIALYALNIIDANVDSHLKQYNVSDDLAVDFNPYLDINPFTNKPNYGMAMVIKF from the coding sequence GTGAATAAAAACCTCCTTTTATTGCTCTTTGCTTTTTTGTTGTTTCATTCAGGTTTTTCTCAAGAAGAAGAGGAGAGCACGGAAAAGGAACAGCCCCAACAAAGCAAAGAAGTGGATTCCATTGCCCAAACCGTGGAAGGGGAAGGTGTTACTTTTGAAGAAGTGACCAAGCAAAGAAACATCAACCCCCTTGCACCCAGTAAAGCTGCATTTTATTCGGCCGTTCTTCCGGGCCTTGGGCAAATCTATAACAAACGCTACTGGAAAGCACCCATAGTTTGGGGTGCCATCGGAACGGGAATTTATGTCTATTCATATAATAACACCCAATATCGAAGTGCAAGGAGCGCATTTAAAAGACGACTCGCCGGCTTTGAGGATGATGAGTTTTGGGATTTGAACGGGGATGGAAGCGGTCCGGATGTATCTACCGAAGCATTGCAGGAAGCACAGGAAAACACACAACGGGATAGGGATTTGGCCTTGGTGATCACTATTGCCCTTTATGCCCTGAACATTATTGACGCCAACGTGGACTCACACTTAAAACAGTATAATGTGAGTGACGACCTAGCCGTTGACTTTAACCCTTATTTAGATATAAATCCGTTTACCAACAAGCCAAACTATGGTATGGCTATGGTCATAAAATTTTAA
- the lepB gene encoding signal peptidase I, protein MDGIQWIIFILIIQVIHFLGTWKLYVKAGRKAWEAAIPVYNGIVLMKIINRPWWWVLLLFIPIINLLMFPVVWVETIRSFGKNSLVDTWLVILTLGFYIYYINYAEDVKYIEDRSLKPTTGLGEWVSSIVFAIVAATFVHTYFIQPYVIPTGSLERTLRVGDFLFVSKFHYGARVPMTTLAAPMVHDTLPVVKTRSYLADVNPETHKTSWINKLQLPYMRLPGFERVEKNDIVVFSLPSDTLYQFFKAQKAVIKPIDKKSNYVKRCVGTPGDSLEVINGYVYINGEQLQLSDRAKPMYVYDIYAKNGVSSKYLEEVDASDYVRKYIATNISEGQYNALAPFISGGRPTADGKIELYTQEKGIPTDAIRQLRLSLSEEKPRSRTANLTAEMVTALRNNPAIDSVVQTIEPKGQYGGAFPQKPNLYPWNNDNFGPIYIPKAGTTVDIDWKTIPLYKKIIRDYEHNDVKISGNQVLINGQEADSYTFKQDYYWMMGDNRDHSEDSRSWGYVPADHIVGKPVFLWMSFDNFRQGISNWRVRWDRVFTTVGGRGEPVSYFWYFIALLAAWFIFDFFRKRKKKNA, encoded by the coding sequence ATGGACGGTATACAATGGATCATTTTTATCCTGATCATTCAGGTCATCCATTTTTTGGGAACTTGGAAACTCTACGTTAAGGCCGGCAGAAAAGCATGGGAAGCTGCCATCCCTGTCTATAACGGGATTGTTTTGATGAAAATCATAAATAGACCTTGGTGGTGGGTACTTTTATTGTTTATTCCCATCATCAATTTATTGATGTTCCCCGTGGTTTGGGTGGAAACCATCCGAAGTTTTGGAAAAAATTCCCTTGTGGACACTTGGTTGGTCATCCTTACCCTTGGTTTTTACATCTACTACATCAACTACGCTGAAGATGTGAAATATATCGAGGACCGTAGCCTAAAACCAACAACAGGTCTGGGCGAATGGGTCAGTTCCATCGTGTTTGCCATTGTTGCCGCAACATTTGTACACACTTATTTTATTCAGCCCTATGTAATTCCGACAGGGTCATTGGAACGCACGCTGCGCGTTGGCGACTTTTTGTTCGTGAGCAAGTTTCATTACGGTGCAAGAGTTCCCATGACCACTTTGGCCGCACCTATGGTCCATGATACGCTTCCTGTGGTAAAAACAAGGTCGTACTTGGCTGATGTAAATCCTGAAACGCACAAAACATCTTGGATCAACAAATTGCAATTGCCCTATATGCGATTGCCCGGGTTTGAGAGAGTTGAGAAAAATGATATTGTGGTGTTCAGTCTACCTTCGGATACACTTTACCAGTTTTTTAAGGCCCAAAAAGCCGTCATTAAACCCATAGACAAAAAATCCAATTACGTAAAGCGCTGTGTGGGCACCCCTGGGGATTCCTTGGAGGTCATCAATGGATATGTTTACATCAACGGTGAACAGCTTCAACTTTCGGACAGGGCCAAACCCATGTACGTATACGACATTTACGCCAAAAACGGGGTTTCCAGTAAGTATCTGGAAGAAGTTGACGCCTCTGACTATGTTCGCAAGTATATTGCAACCAATATCAGCGAAGGTCAATATAACGCCTTGGCCCCATTTATTTCCGGAGGAAGACCAACGGCAGATGGAAAAATTGAACTTTATACGCAGGAAAAGGGAATACCGACCGATGCGATACGCCAGTTGAGACTCTCACTTTCTGAAGAAAAGCCTCGTTCGCGCACAGCCAACCTAACGGCTGAAATGGTTACTGCCCTGCGAAACAATCCTGCAATTGATTCAGTGGTACAAACCATTGAACCCAAAGGACAATATGGCGGAGCATTTCCTCAAAAACCAAACCTTTACCCTTGGAACAACGATAACTTTGGCCCGATTTACATCCCAAAGGCAGGAACTACGGTAGACATTGATTGGAAAACCATCCCGCTGTACAAAAAAATCATTCGGGATTACGAGCACAACGATGTTAAGATCAGTGGGAACCAAGTACTCATTAATGGGCAAGAAGCAGACTCCTACACCTTTAAACAGGATTATTACTGGATGATGGGGGACAACCGCGATCATTCCGAGGACAGTAGAAGTTGGGGGTATGTGCCTGCCGATCATATTGTGGGGAAACCCGTTTTTCTTTGGATGAGCTTTGACAACTTTAGACAGGGAATCTCCAATTGGAGGGTCCGCTGGGACCGAGTTTTCACTACTGTTGGCGGAAGGGGAGAACCTGTATCCTATTTTTGGTACTTTATTGCGCTATTGGCCGCTTGGTTTATTTTTGATTTCTTCCGAAAAAGAAAGAAGAAAAACGCATAA
- a CDS encoding WbqC family protein → MKIIVHPTYFPSIATFAAIVQHEVIWEAHDNFQKQTYRNRCYISTDKGKHMLNIPITHVGGKEGHQKYVDVRTENSYNWKKEHWRTLETAYRTSPFFEFYEDEIRPLYEGNDDSLYDFNLKTIEAVAGCIQMGIPTEKTEKYEVSPETLFDARFLVEAKKEKDWGIEQYTQVFEERHGFIANLSILDLLFNEGTNTLSYLKDLSLDFTND, encoded by the coding sequence TTGAAAATTATTGTCCACCCAACCTATTTTCCCAGCATTGCCACTTTTGCGGCCATTGTTCAGCACGAGGTGATTTGGGAAGCACATGATAATTTCCAAAAGCAGACCTATCGGAACCGTTGCTATATTTCAACGGATAAAGGCAAGCACATGCTCAATATCCCCATTACACATGTAGGAGGTAAAGAAGGGCACCAAAAATACGTTGATGTGCGTACCGAAAACAGCTATAATTGGAAAAAAGAACATTGGCGAACTTTGGAAACGGCATACCGTACTTCACCCTTCTTTGAATTTTACGAAGACGAAATTCGACCACTCTATGAAGGAAATGATGATTCATTGTATGATTTCAACCTAAAAACCATTGAAGCTGTTGCCGGTTGCATACAAATGGGGATTCCAACCGAAAAAACCGAAAAATATGAAGTGTCGCCGGAAACACTTTTTGATGCTCGATTTTTGGTGGAAGCCAAAAAAGAAAAGGACTGGGGCATTGAACAATACACTCAAGTATTTGAAGAGCGCCATGGTTTTATTGCCAATTTGAGCATTCTAGACCTCTTGTTCAACGAGGGTACCAATACACTTAGCTACTTAAAGGACCTATCTTTGGATTTTACAAATGACTAG
- the dapB gene encoding 4-hydroxy-tetrahydrodipicolinate reductase, giving the protein MKIGLFGYGKMGKMIEQIAQGRGHSIVAKIDDPSQDVDYASMDVAIDFSTPEAAFDNITNCFKNKVPVISGTTGWLDKYSQAIKICEDNKSAFIYASNFSLGVNIFFELNKHLAKMMGGLNQYKVAMEEIHHTQKLDAPSGTAITLAEGIIENTKYKNWELEKSNDSTISITSLREGMVPGTHSIAYTSSVDTIEIKHEAHNREGFALGAVIASEWIQGKTGVFSMKDVLNLS; this is encoded by the coding sequence ATGAAGATTGGTCTGTTTGGATATGGCAAAATGGGAAAGATGATAGAGCAGATCGCTCAAGGCAGAGGCCATTCCATCGTAGCAAAGATTGATGACCCTTCGCAAGATGTGGATTACGCCTCAATGGATGTTGCCATTGACTTTAGTACTCCAGAAGCCGCTTTTGACAATATCACCAATTGTTTTAAGAACAAGGTTCCCGTAATCAGTGGCACTACGGGATGGTTGGATAAGTATTCCCAAGCCATCAAAATTTGTGAGGACAACAAAAGTGCGTTCATCTATGCTTCCAACTTTAGTTTGGGCGTAAATATCTTTTTTGAACTCAATAAACATCTGGCCAAAATGATGGGCGGATTGAACCAGTACAAAGTTGCCATGGAAGAAATCCATCATACCCAAAAATTGGATGCTCCAAGCGGCACTGCCATTACCCTTGCCGAAGGAATCATTGAAAACACCAAGTATAAAAACTGGGAATTGGAGAAATCCAATGATTCGACCATTTCCATTACATCCTTAAGGGAAGGCATGGTACCGGGAACACACAGCATTGCCTATACAAGTTCCGTGGACACCATCGAGATCAAGCACGAAGCACATAATAGGGAAGGATTTGCGCTCGGAGCGGTTATCGCATCAGAGTGGATACAAGGAAAAACAGGGGTTTTCTCCATGAAAGACGTGTTAAACCTAAGCTAA
- a CDS encoding rhomboid family intramembrane serine protease, which translates to MMSGGLRYQFARLSIAEKLIAINVLIFLLDGLSGALLGHSFSRWFHLPKDFFEFLTQPWSLVTYSFFHAGFGHIFWNMIVLYFAGRIFLNLFDAQRFINVYFLGLMLGGLVFLLSYNVFPTLVNSNTALIGASAGVNAVLIFVCAYIPNQEVRVIFFNIKLWYIGLALVIKDLVLIGMGDNIGGGMAHLGGAFLGYVYARQLFKGNDIGSGFTKFRDAIANMFKPKEKKAPLKTVYRKKAASSSKADYDKQAKQKRIDSILDKISKSGYESLSKEEKDFLFKAGKED; encoded by the coding sequence ATGATGAGCGGTGGATTACGATATCAATTTGCAAGGCTTAGCATAGCCGAAAAGCTCATTGCCATCAATGTGCTTATATTTTTATTGGACGGACTATCGGGCGCCTTGCTAGGTCATTCGTTTTCACGTTGGTTTCATTTGCCAAAGGATTTTTTTGAATTTTTGACCCAACCTTGGTCCTTGGTGACCTATTCCTTTTTCCATGCAGGGTTTGGACATATTTTTTGGAACATGATAGTCCTTTATTTTGCAGGAAGGATTTTCCTCAACCTTTTTGATGCACAACGCTTTATCAATGTATATTTTTTAGGTTTGATGTTGGGCGGATTGGTGTTCCTGCTCAGTTATAACGTATTTCCGACCCTTGTCAACTCCAATACGGCATTGATAGGGGCATCTGCGGGCGTCAACGCAGTGCTTATCTTTGTCTGTGCCTATATTCCAAACCAAGAGGTCCGTGTAATTTTCTTCAATATCAAATTATGGTACATTGGACTCGCTTTGGTCATCAAGGATTTGGTGTTGATTGGAATGGGGGATAACATTGGTGGCGGTATGGCCCATTTGGGCGGTGCCTTTTTAGGATATGTGTACGCCAGACAATTGTTCAAGGGAAATGACATCGGTTCTGGTTTCACCAAATTTAGGGATGCCATTGCAAATATGTTCAAACCAAAAGAGAAAAAGGCACCCTTGAAAACCGTTTATAGGAAAAAGGCGGCTTCGAGCAGCAAAGCAGATTACGACAAACAGGCCAAGCAAAAAAGGATTGATTCGATTTTGGACAAGATCAGTAAATCTGGCTATGAAAGCTTGTCCAAAGAGGAGAAGGACTTTTTGTTTAAGGCAGGTAAGGAAGATTAA
- a CDS encoding endonuclease/exonuclease/phosphatase family protein — protein sequence MKRKFLLSLTAIVLGYFMFGPFYGLGGNEEVQNEKPSVLKVMSFNTWHFNINGWIKEANVGDRIIDFIKSENPDILLIQEHSRIRHRQLKQYPYRSETPYTSSKTTQAIFSKYPIIGNGSLDLPNTLNNIIYADILFRKDTIRVYNLHLQSFKIIPSTDNFSDGKKSEKTYKRLVETFSKQVEQAEILRNHLRKSPYANIVCGDFNNTQFSNVYKIVKDDLQDTFLEAGKGFGRTYDLWKIPLRIDYILADPNFEVLSHQNFDERLSDHYPVMATLRLKSHQ from the coding sequence ATGAAACGAAAGTTTCTTCTTTCATTGACAGCTATCGTTCTCGGTTATTTTATGTTTGGCCCTTTTTACGGCCTAGGTGGTAATGAAGAGGTACAAAATGAAAAACCATCAGTGTTAAAGGTAATGTCATTCAATACTTGGCATTTTAATATCAATGGATGGATTAAGGAAGCTAATGTTGGTGATAGAATAATTGATTTTATCAAGTCTGAAAATCCGGATATTTTATTGATTCAAGAACATAGCAGGATACGGCATCGACAACTTAAACAATATCCATATCGGAGCGAAACCCCGTATACCTCGTCAAAGACTACTCAAGCAATCTTTTCCAAATACCCGATTATAGGAAACGGTTCACTGGATCTACCAAACACCCTGAATAATATTATTTATGCTGATATTTTGTTTCGAAAGGATACGATTAGGGTTTATAACCTGCATTTACAATCATTTAAAATAATACCCAGTACGGATAATTTTTCTGATGGTAAAAAATCAGAAAAGACCTATAAGAGATTGGTTGAGACCTTTTCCAAACAAGTGGAGCAGGCCGAAATTCTCAGGAATCATTTGCGGAAGAGTCCTTATGCCAATATTGTTTGCGGCGATTTCAACAATACCCAGTTCTCCAATGTGTATAAAATCGTAAAAGATGATTTGCAAGATACTTTTTTAGAAGCGGGAAAAGGTTTTGGCCGTACATACGATCTTTGGAAGATTCCGCTTCGCATTGATTATATCCTTGCCGACCCAAACTTTGAGGTGCTATCCCACCAAAACTTTGATGAACGCCTATCCGATCATTACCCGGTAATGGCAACATTGCGTTTGAAATCACATCAATAG
- a CDS encoding rhomboid family intramembrane serine protease, with protein sequence MGRLTEAVKHILIINVILFFATQLYGDQMYQWLALWFPKNENFQVWQIITHMFMHGGFMHIAFNMFALWMFGTPVERVLGKNRFLFVYFSAGLGAVLFQLGFYYFNFLPAQSELLSTGLSNQQILDMMASNRLQEGLSEVQISTLRAVIPEYAQIYNASMVGASGCIMGILAAFGMMNPEARLMLIFLPIPIKAKYFIPGIILLDVISAITGQSFFSPSNTAYMAHVGGALTGFIIMWYWKRNQFNKNRWD encoded by the coding sequence ATGGGTAGATTGACCGAGGCAGTAAAGCATATTTTGATCATAAACGTGATCTTGTTTTTTGCCACTCAATTATATGGAGATCAAATGTACCAATGGCTGGCACTTTGGTTTCCCAAAAACGAAAATTTCCAGGTTTGGCAAATAATTACCCACATGTTCATGCATGGTGGTTTTATGCACATAGCGTTCAATATGTTCGCGCTTTGGATGTTCGGTACGCCCGTTGAGCGTGTTCTGGGAAAAAACAGATTTTTATTTGTTTATTTTTCTGCAGGTTTGGGCGCGGTGCTTTTTCAATTAGGGTTTTATTACTTTAATTTTTTACCGGCCCAATCGGAATTGTTGAGTACAGGTCTTTCGAACCAACAAATATTGGACATGATGGCTTCGAACCGGCTCCAGGAAGGATTGTCGGAAGTTCAGATTTCGACATTAAGAGCAGTGATTCCGGAATATGCCCAAATCTACAATGCCAGTATGGTGGGTGCCTCTGGATGTATTATGGGGATTTTGGCCGCTTTTGGAATGATGAATCCTGAAGCCCGGCTCATGTTGATATTTTTGCCCATACCCATCAAGGCCAAATATTTTATTCCCGGAATAATCTTGTTGGATGTGATTTCGGCGATTACCGGGCAGTCCTTTTTCAGTCCTAGCAATACCGCTTACATGGCGCACGTTGGAGGAGCGCTGACCGGATTTATAATAATGTGGTACTGGAAAAGGAACCAGTTCAACAAAAATAGGTGGGATTAA
- the mutL gene encoding DNA mismatch repair endonuclease MutL, translated as MADIIKLLPDHVANQIAAGEVVQRPASVVKELMENAIDAGASCIKLIIKDGGKTLIQVVDDGSGMSETDARLSFERHATSKISSAQDLFNLATKGFRGEALASIAAIAHVDMQTRTANNEVGTHLKIEGSKIVSQEVVATPKGTSISVKNLFFNIPARRNFLKSTQVELRHITDEFHRVALVHPNIEFHFYNNGSEIFNLPSTKHRQRVVHVFGTKMDGRLVPVSEETEVVKVSGFVCKPEFAKKSRGEQFFFANNRFIKSPYLHHAVVAAFEGLIKSDTHPGYFLYLDVDPSSIDINIHPTKTEVKFDDENTLYAILRSTIKHSLGQFNVAPVLDFDHDPNLDTPYSYKEKGAVIPKVTVDASFNPFQETPVKKSASGNGFRKQSAKGWEDLYEGLGNQDDQNAFSSVVIESESEEQGTLYSGNDIEEHLASTFQLRRKYVVSTVKSGMLVIHQNRAHERILFEKFLGEITVKEGVSQQLLFPLELTFNKQELAVVREIQESLTNIGFVFDGLDNETVKVTGVPMMFPESGIGTVLDRLIADYMEGYSDGSISQAEILAKVLSRNLAVRTGDVLDSESQLMLVNNLFACKEPNLSPFQKITYTIISEGDIDKKFN; from the coding sequence ATGGCGGACATCATTAAACTTTTACCGGACCATGTCGCTAACCAAATAGCAGCAGGGGAGGTGGTACAACGGCCCGCTTCCGTAGTAAAAGAGCTCATGGAGAATGCCATTGATGCAGGTGCATCGTGCATAAAGTTGATTATCAAGGACGGTGGCAAAACGCTTATCCAAGTAGTGGACGATGGAAGCGGTATGAGCGAAACCGATGCCCGCTTGTCCTTTGAACGCCACGCTACTTCAAAAATATCATCGGCACAGGACCTATTCAATCTGGCCACCAAAGGCTTTCGAGGAGAGGCGTTGGCTTCCATAGCCGCGATTGCGCACGTGGACATGCAAACGCGTACCGCAAACAACGAAGTGGGTACACATCTTAAGATCGAGGGAAGCAAAATCGTGTCCCAAGAGGTTGTCGCTACTCCCAAGGGAACTTCCATATCCGTTAAGAATCTATTTTTTAATATTCCGGCAAGGCGAAATTTTTTAAAATCAACGCAAGTGGAACTTCGTCATATTACGGACGAGTTTCATCGTGTGGCCTTGGTCCATCCAAATATCGAATTCCATTTTTACAATAATGGTTCAGAGATCTTTAACCTGCCGAGCACAAAACACCGTCAACGTGTCGTACATGTATTTGGTACTAAAATGGATGGCCGACTGGTTCCTGTTTCCGAGGAGACGGAGGTGGTAAAAGTTTCGGGGTTTGTCTGTAAGCCCGAGTTTGCCAAAAAGAGCAGGGGAGAGCAGTTCTTCTTTGCCAACAACCGATTTATCAAGAGTCCGTACCTGCATCACGCTGTGGTGGCTGCTTTTGAAGGTTTGATCAAATCCGATACCCACCCGGGGTATTTTTTGTATCTGGATGTGGATCCGTCCTCTATCGATATCAATATACACCCCACCAAGACAGAGGTAAAGTTTGATGATGAAAACACGTTGTACGCCATTTTAAGGTCTACGATCAAGCATAGCTTGGGGCAGTTCAATGTGGCGCCCGTTCTGGATTTTGACCATGACCCTAATCTGGATACGCCTTATTCATACAAGGAAAAAGGAGCTGTAATTCCCAAGGTGACGGTGGATGCCAGTTTTAATCCTTTTCAAGAAACACCGGTGAAAAAGAGTGCATCAGGAAATGGTTTTCGTAAACAGAGCGCCAAAGGATGGGAAGACTTGTACGAGGGTCTGGGTAATCAAGATGACCAGAATGCCTTCAGCAGTGTGGTTATTGAGTCAGAAAGTGAGGAGCAGGGCACCCTGTATTCGGGGAATGATATTGAGGAGCATTTGGCCAGCACCTTTCAACTACGGCGTAAATATGTGGTGAGTACGGTGAAATCCGGAATGTTGGTCATCCATCAAAACAGGGCCCACGAGCGGATTCTATTCGAGAAATTTTTAGGCGAGATCACGGTAAAGGAAGGGGTAAGCCAACAGCTGCTCTTTCCTTTGGAACTTACCTTTAACAAACAAGAATTGGCCGTGGTGAGAGAAATCCAAGAAAGCCTGACAAACATTGGGTTTGTATTTGATGGCTTGGATAACGAGACTGTAAAAGTGACAGGTGTGCCCATGATGTTTCCCGAAAGTGGAATTGGCACGGTATTGGATCGCTTGATTGCAGATTATATGGAGGGTTATTCCGATGGTTCCATTTCGCAGGCCGAAATATTGGCCAAGGTGCTGAGTAGGAACCTAGCGGTGCGCACAGGGGACGTGTTGGATTCTGAATCGCAATTAATGTTGGTGAACAACCTTTTTGCTTGCAAGGAGCCAAATTTGAGCCCTTTTCAAAAAATAACATATACCATTATCTCCGAAGGGGATATTGATAAAAAATTCAACTAG
- the ribH gene encoding 6,7-dimethyl-8-ribityllumazine synthase produces MATENKNLSVYDKSKIPNAKDLRFGIVVSEWNEEITEALYLGAMEALVDCGALPENLLRWSVPGSFELTFGCKKMIQTEKVDAVIAIGSVIRGETSHFDFVCSATAQGIKDLNVAYDVPVIFCVLTDDNIEQSRARSGGKHGNKGTEAAIAAIQMAVLGK; encoded by the coding sequence ATGGCCACAGAGAACAAAAACTTATCCGTTTACGATAAAAGCAAAATCCCAAATGCGAAGGACCTTCGGTTTGGGATTGTTGTTTCGGAATGGAACGAAGAAATTACCGAGGCCCTTTACTTGGGCGCGATGGAGGCCCTTGTGGATTGCGGTGCCCTTCCCGAAAATTTGCTTCGTTGGAGCGTGCCGGGGAGTTTTGAACTGACTTTCGGTTGCAAAAAAATGATTCAAACGGAAAAAGTGGACGCCGTTATAGCCATTGGCAGCGTTATTCGAGGGGAGACCAGCCATTTTGATTTTGTCTGCAGCGCCACGGCCCAAGGCATCAAGGACCTGAACGTTGCTTACGATGTTCCTGTGATTTTTTGCGTGCTAACGGACGATAATATTGAGCAGTCCAGAGCTAGAAGTGGGGGCAAGCACGGTAATAAAGGGACCGAAGCTGCTATTGCGGCCATCCAAATGGCAGTGTTGGGGAAATAG